Genomic DNA from Planctomycetota bacterium:
CCCTTTTTATCTTCCAAGTCAATGTTAAATGGAGCGGCTGCCAGGGATTGGCCGGCATCCTGCATCTCTTTTATATTAAGCCGGTATTCCATAGGGATTTCATTTAAACCTTTGACGATATCGCTGGAAGCGGCGGAAGATGACGCGGGCTGCTGAGCGGAAGAATCCTTGAATATTATAGTGGTCATTCCGACCTGGATTTCGTCGTTATTTTTCAAGGCCGCAGTGGTGACATTTTTCTTGTTGAGAATTGTGCCGTTGGAGCTGTGTAAGTCGGTAAGGACATACTGTTCGCCGTCTTTTTTGATTTCACAATGTTGGCGCGAAGCCAGTCCGTCCGGGATTTCCAGGTCATTACCCATTATCCCGCGGCCCAGGACCAAGCGGGGCTTGGTGATGATGAATTCCTTTATCACCTTATCGTTCTTTTTTAGTATTAGAGATGGCATGGAGAAATTATATATTATGGTGTTTCACAAGTCAATTAATGTTTGACAAATATAGCGTCGTTGGCTATAAAAAAGGCATGGTGAAAATATTAGCGCCGATTGTATATGCTATTTTTGGATTTTTCCTAATCGGATGTTCTATTTCTTATCGTGATAAAACGCCTAAGCAGAATTTATCTGAGATAGAGATAAAGAAAAGCACAATGGTTTCTTTTAAAAAGGTAAAAACCGCTGATAACACGATTATCGGTTACCTGGAGGAAACGGAAAATACTGTCGCCAGCCCCAATTCGCCAAGTGGCCGGGAATCAATAAAAATATTTTATGTTTATGATAAGGATTTTAATAAAATCGGTTTTATGACCGGACAGGGGGCGGTTTCAGTATATCAATATACGGCTAAAGGCACTATCACCAAGGTGGTTACCGGCATGATTTATACTGTTGAAACAGGCAACAGGAGTCTTTTATCATACGGCGGTGCTATTTACTATGAAGATTTTGAGCCGGCGCCGATTTGGCATGACAAGCGATGACCCCGTCATTCGACGGGATAACTGGCTGTAATTCCGATAGCCATCGGGACTAACAGCCAGTAACCGGAATTATTTCCCAATAATCTGGCGGGCAATGACCAGCCGTTGGATTTCAGATGTGCCTTCGCCTATCTCGCAGAGTTTGGCATCGCGATAGAAACGCTCCACTTCGTACTCTGTAGTATAACCATAGCCGCCCAATATTTGGATGGCATTTTTGGTTGCCCGCATGGCCACTTCTGAGGCATAGAGTTTTGCCATAGATGATTCTTTGACAAATGGAAGTCCGTGAGCGGCTTTTTGGGCCGCGTCATAAACCAGAAATCTGGCCGCGGTTATTTCAGTTTCCATGTCAGCTATCATGTTCTGGATGGCCTGGAATTTGGCAATGGGCTGTCCGAATTGTTTTCTCTCTTTGGCATAGACGATGGCCCGGTCAAACGCGCCCTGAGCCAATCCCAAAGCCAGCGCGCCGATGGAAATCCGGCCTTCCTCAAGAGTGCGCATCATATATTTAAACCCTTCACCTGGGCTACCCAGGAGGTTTTCTGCCGGGATCAGGCAATCTTCGAATACCAGTTCACCCGTGTCAGAGGCGCGTAATCCCAGTTTGTCCTCGGGTTTGGTATTGGAGAACCCTTTAAATCCGCGCTCTACGATAAAAAGAGATATTTCGTTGTCCAGTTTGGCCGCCACTACAAAGGTATGGCCGACATTGGCATTGGTAATAAGCATTTTAGCGCCGTTCAAGATAAAACCCTGTTTGGTTTGTGTCGCGGTAGTTTTAATGCCGTGGACATCCGAACCGGCTTCAGGCTCAGTCAGCCCCATGCCGCCGATCTTTTCGCCCTTGGCCAAAGGAATAAGATATTTCTTCTTCTGTTCTTCATTGCCGAAGAGATAAATGGGGTTTGAGCCCAGAGAGGTGTGGGCGGCCAGGGTTATGGAGGTCGAGCCGCAGGCCCGGGCTAATTCCTCAACGGCAATGATATAGCTTAATTTATCAGCGCCGGCGCCGCCGTATTTTTCCGGGAACGGAATGCCCATTAGGGAAAGTTCGGCCATCTTGCGGATATTGTCCCAGGGGAATTCCTTGGACTGGTCATATTTCTTTGCCCGGGGCGCGACCAATTCGACGGCGAAATCTCGAACCGTCTGCTGTATCAATTTATGCTCTTCAGTCAGGTTAAACATATTTGTTTAAGGGTAAATTTTATATAACATTCTGGGGAAGGGGATGCATTCCCGGATGTGTTCCCGGCCGCATATCCAGGCCACGGTCCGCTCCACGCCTAGGCCAAAACCGCCGTGCGGAACGGAACCGTATCTTCGCAAATCCAGGTACCATTCATAAGCCGCTTTGGGCAGTTTATGTTCGGCGATTTTCCGCTCCAAAATCTCAAGGTTGTCTTCACGCTGGCCGCCGCCGATAATCTCGCCGTAACCTTCCGGCGCAATCATATCCGCGCACAGGGCCAAATCCGGATTATCCGGGTCCGCTTTCATATAAAAGGCCTTGACGGCCATCGGGAATCTATGGATTAGTACCGGTTTATCAAAACGCGTTCCGATAAACTCCTCTTCAGGAGCCCCCAGGTCATTGCCTTTCTTGAACGGATGATTTTCCTTTTCAAACCGGGATACCATTTCATTATATGAGATACGGGGGAATGGCGCGATAATCTTTTCCAATACCTTGGTGTCTCTTTCTAATATTTTCAGTTGCTCCTGGCATTTTTCTAAGACGCGTTGGACAATAAAACAGGTTAACCCTTCTGATAAATCCATAACATCGTCCAGTGTGGCATAGGCGATTTCCGGTTCCACCATCCAGAATTCCATAAGATGTTTGCGGGTCTTGGATTTCTCCGCCCTGAAAGTTGGGCCAAAGCAATAGACCCGGCCCAGGGCCATGGCGGTTGCCTCATTGTAGAGCTGGCCGCTTTGTGAAAGATAGGCCTTGTCATCAAAGTAGTTTACCTCAAACAGGGTAGTGGTTCCTTCGCAGGCTGAGGGGGTAAGGATTGGGGTGTCAACCAGGATAAACCCTCGGTCATCAAAGAAATCGCGGATGGCCTTGATAATCTGGGCTCGGCACTGGAGAAGCGCAGCCTGCTTGCGTGAACGCAGCCAGAGATGACGTTGCTCCATCAAGAATCCCACGCCGTGTGCCTGTAGTGCAATCGGGTAGGCCTGGGCAATATGGATTATTTTTACCTCGGATAGGGTAAGTTCCACCCCGCCCGGAGCCCGCTTATCCTCGCGCACTGTGCCAACGATGATGAGCGAGGACTCCTGTGTAATTTTTTCCGCTTCTTTAAATCGTTCTTGTTCGATATCTTTTTCTGATGCAACAGCCTGGACAATGCCGGTGCCGTCGCGCACCTGTAAGAAGAGGATTTTACCGCTGGAGCGCAGGTTATACAGCCAGCCTTTGATGGTAACTGATTGGCCGATCAGGTTCTTTAATTCTGAAATATACGCCATAGAGATGAATATAAATTATAAATTTACTAAAAGGTCAAGAGAAATGAATCATTTTATCGGCATTATTCAGGGAGCGACAGGAAATATTTATTGACAGCGCCGAATTTGTTTGATACTGTTGCGATTACAGGAGAATTGAGTATGACACAAAAGACGATATATTTAGATAACTCGGCAACTACCCGGGTGCGGCCGGAAGTAATTGAAGCAATGAGGCCGTATCTTGACGAATTCTATGCCAATCCCTCAAGCTTGCACCAGAAGGGGCGTGAAGCGCGGCTATCAATAGAAAAAGCCCGTGAACAAGTTGCAGATTTACTTGGCGCTGATCCCAAGGAAATTATTTTTACCAGCGGCGGAACCGAATCGGATAATTTAGCCGTTTTTGGCACGGCATATGCTAATCGCTCTAAAGGCAATCATATTATTACCTCGCAGATAGAGCATCATGCGGTTTTGAATTCCTGCCACCAACTGGAAAAGCAGGGATTTGCCGTTACTTACTTGCCTGTTGATGGCCAAGGCACGGTACTCGTAAAGGAATTAGAAAAGGCTATTAGGAAGGAAACCATTCTTGTCACGATAATGCACTCCAATAATGAAGTCGGGACGATACAGCCGTTGGATGAAATTTCCCGGCTATGCGTTTCTCAAGGAGTGTTTCTGCATACTGATGCGGTTCAATCCGTTGGCAAAATTAGGTTCAATCTTCAGAAGAGCAATATAAATCTTTTATCGCTTACCGCCCATAAGTTCTACGGCCCCAAGGGGGTGGGTGTCTTATATGTCCGTAAAGGGGCAAGAATTAGTCCGCTTCAGGTTGGCGGTCATCATGAATTCCGCAAAAGAGCCGGTACCGAAAATACGCCCGGTATTATCGGGCTGTCAAAAGCCATGGAATTGGTTTATAAGGAAATGGATACAACCAATAAACGGATGATAGAATTGAGAAACAGATTGAAGGATGGGCTTTCTGATAAAGTTGATGAAATTAAAGTTAACGGTAATTTGGAAAAAGGATTGCCTCATATCTTAAATGTGTCTTTTAAGTATGTAGAGGGCGAGTCAATCTTGCTTAATCTGGATGGTTCGGGGATTTGTGTTTCCTCAGGTTCGGCCTGCACTTCAGAAAGCTTAGAGCCCTCTCACGTGCTTGCGGCGATGGGCGTGCCGGTAGAAATAGCGCACGGTTCTATCAGGTTTTCCCTGGGCAGGGAAACCACAAAGGAAGAGATAGATTTTACGACAGGGACAGTAGCGAAAGTGATAAAGAGGTTACGAGAGATGTCGCCGCTGTATAAAAAGCAGAGGACATAATAACAGATGGTTTATGATATTATAATAGTTGGCGGAGGTCCGGCTGGTTTGACCGCGGGAATCTATGCTACTAGGGCGTTAATGAAGACTTTGCTTATGGAGAGAATAGCGCCAGGCGGCCTAGTCATCACTACCGAAAAAGTGGAAAATTTCCCGGGTTTTGCTGAGGGGGTTAATGGTTACGAGTTGATGGAACAGATGATAAAGCAGGCTGGTAAATTCGGATTGGAGACAATATCGGAAGAAGTGATAAGCATTAGCCAAAAAGATAATATTTTTTATATCAAGACGGCATCACGGGAATATCAGGCGTTAAGCGTGATTATTGCCAGCGGAACGATTTATCGCAATTTGGGCGTGGAGAAGGAGCAGGCATTCATAGGACGTGGGATTTCATATTGTGCCACATGCGATGCTCCTTTATTCAGGAATAAAGAGGTGGTGGTGGTGGGTGGCGGCGATGCAGCGATTGAGGAATCGTTATTTTTGACCAAGTTTGTCAGTAAGGTTTACTTGGTTCATCGCAGGGATAAATTACGAGCCAGTGCCATTTTGCAGGAACGGACTAAACAGAATCCCAAAATAGAATTTATCTGGAATTCCGTAATTAGCAGGATATACGGGAATGATAAGATAGGGAAAGTTACTATAAAAAATGTTTTTGATAACAGTGAACGTGAGTTAAATATTGACGGAATATTTGTATTTATCGGTTTTGTGCCGAACACTGGCTTCCTTGATAGTTTTGTAGAACTAGATAAAGAAGGATATGTGGTTACAGATTCTGGGATGAAGACCTCCCGTGAAGGAATGTTTGCCGCCGGAGATGTGCGCAGTAACACACTCAGGCAGATCATTACCGCTTGTGGCGATGGGGCTCGAGCTGCGATTTCAGCGCAACACTTTGTTGAGAACCTTAAAGCCACCAGATACAAGTCCTGATATTGTATGCATCAAGCTCTGTATTTTGAGCAATTAGACACCAAAAAAGTCAGGTGTCAACTCTGTCCTCATAATTGTATTATATCTGACGGTAAAATCGGTATCTGCAGGCAACGAAGGAATGTAGGTGGTATTTTATATTCCCTGAATTATGGTGGGGTAGTTTCCGTCAACCTTGACCCGATGGAAAAGAAGCCGCTATATCATTTTTATCCCGGAGAAAAAATCTTGTCTATTGGAACGAATGGATGTAATTTGAGTTGCCAATTCTGCCAAAACTGGTCAATATCACAGGAAGATAGTTTGGCTATAAATACATCCCCGGATGAAATAATAAAATTAGCCAAGCGTTATAAGACGAAATTTATTGCTTACACCTACAATGAACCTTTTATCTGGTATGAATATGTTCTGGATACGGCAAAGCTAGCGAAATCAAAGGGGTTGATAAATGTTTTGGTAACTAATGGTTATGTTAATCCGGGGCCGCTAAATGAAATACTGCCTTATATTTCAGCGATGAATATAGACATAAAGAGCATTAAAGATGATTTTTATCGCAAATTATGCAAGGCAAAATTAGGACCGGTGTTGGAAAGTGCTAAAGCAGCCCGGGGAAAAGTCCACGTTGAAATTACCAATTTGGTTATTACAGGTGAGAATGATAAGGCAGATGAATTGGATGGCGCCTCCAAATGGATTGCGGATAATTTAGGCCGTGATACACCGCTGCACTTTTCGGCCTATTTCCCGTCATATAAATTAGATAATCCAACTACTACTACTGAAACGCTTCTTAAGGCATACCAAATCGCCAGAAAATATCTATATTTCGTGTACCTCGGTAATGTAACGGGAATTGAAAAGGGACGAGATACAGTTTGCTACAAATGTGATAATAAATTAGTGGAAAGAACAGGATATCAGATACGAATATCAGGATTAACGTCTAGTGGACAGTGTAGCCAATGTGGTAACAGGAATAATATAAAATTATCAAGTGATTGATTAAATGGGGCGTTTTACATGGCGCCGTTTCACTAACCGATAGCCGATTAGTAATAATCCCGCACCGATAACCAATATTAATACAGGGTATCTGATGGTATAAATTATAGGTGTTAATGCGAGGCGAACTGCCGACGCCTGTAACGGGGTATCTTTAAGATGATTAGCAATAGGCGGGCTTACCCGATAGTACCAATTAACGAATTTACTTCCTAATTTATTAGTCAGAAGATATCTATCCCTAAAATTCCTTAGGGTAACGACGTTAGGATGCATTGGATTTCCATATACGGCGGTAGCAATAAAGCAACTTTGCCTGAAGGCATTAGGGTCAAAATAAGCCAGAGAACTGCTGCCGGCAACTATGCCGTCGCCTTCGTTATAGGTGTCGTTTCCGGGCGGCGTCGGTAGTGATTGATTTGAAAAGCCACCCGACAGGTCAGCGCTGATTCTGGTAACAAAGATATCGCCAAAGCCGTTATAGGAAGTGTCATAAGCAATACTTGTTCCGGTTGTCGGCCAGGTTGGATAGGCCCCATCGCCGGCGATGCCTACAAATATCATATTACCGGCATTATCAGGTCTTATGCAGTATGCCGTATCCAAATATTGCCCGCCGACCATTGTAGAGGCGTTGAGGATAGAAAGTGTTTCGTTAAATGAACAGACAAATACATCGCCGGCTCCGCCGGTATTGGTGATTGAAAAAGCATCTGATGTAGTAGGAAAGTCGGATGAATTGGTTTGTCCGCAGATGTAAATTTTATTGTTATTACCGCCGGTGCTGATAGAGTATGCCGTTTCGGAATTTACTCCGCCAATCCAAGTGGATTGAAGAAGTTGGGTAAGATTAGCGGTAAGTCTTGAGACGAAAACATCTTGAGCGCCAAGGCCCGGTTGGGTGGCGCCGTAAGGATTCCATGACTGGTAAGGATCGGGAGGGGTGCCAAAACTTGTGGTCGGGAAAAGCGGCGAACCGGTTATTCCGGTAACATAGACGGTTTGTTCGCCGGCTATCGGAGCGCCTAATGTAATGCCATAGCCGATTTCCTGGCCAACACGCCCCAGATAAGTAGAGGAACGGAGTGTCCTCAAGTCATTGGTAAAACGGGATATAAAAGCATCTGAGGCGCCACTCGTGTCAATTGCTATGTCGTAGGCAGATGTTAATGTTCCTTCGCCTAAGGTGGGGAAGGGGGGGCTGCCCGCAGTGGTAAAGCCGGTAATATAAACATTGCCGAGTTCATCAAGGGCAATGGCATTTCCAATATCATTGCCCGGTATCGTCGGAGAAGCGGGCGCTCCGCCTATAAATAGGCTCGCAAAATAGAATTCTCCCTGTCGTCCGGTAAATCCTGAAAGGTTATTGTTAAACTTGGCAACAAAGACGTCATTACCGCCGTTATAATTGATACTGGAAGAGCCGCTTGGATAATTTATTGAAACGTTTGTCGGGAAGGTATCGCTGTCGGTATATCCAACGACAAAGACATTATTCGAATCGTCTACAACAATGCCGGTGGCAGCATCGGCTGTTACGCTGCCTTGGGCTGTACCGCCCAGATACGTTGAAGCCAGTAGGGCGTTCAAGGAATTGCTGAGCTTGGCCACAAAGGCATCATTTGGATTTACTTGTTGCCCCTGGACCGATGGTCCGTTATAAGAGGTGTCAAAGGCCGAAGGGGTAAATGGGCCGTTTGGCAGTATTATGGATGGTCTGTCGGTGGCGGTGGGGAATCCCGGTCCGGCAAAACCGCACACAAATACATTTCCTTGTCCGTCTAGTGTAATACCATAGGCACCATCAGAATTTGCGCTTCCGATAAAGGTGGAGGCCAGCAACGTGGTTAAGGTGGGGTTGAGCTTGCAGACTACGATATCATTGCTTCCGACATATACGGAGTTATAAGGAAGCGGGATATCAGGAGGAATTGGGGCAGTCGGGAAGTTATTGCTCCAAACAAATGTCCAGGGCGGAATGTAAACAAAAGAACCGGTTCCGAGTGTATATCCGGCGACAAATACGTTTCCGTTGGTTGGGTCAATAACTACTCCCCGCGCATAATCGGTGCCGAATCCGCCGATAAAGGTCGATGACAAAAGCGGGTCGATAATCAGGGGTAGCGTTTTATCATAATTACCTACCACAAAGCCATAAGTGGTTTTATTAATCAACCTGTAAGCGACCTCGACCGGTTTCCTTTCCCCGTTTACTTCTTGATAGGCGATCGGGTGGGTAAATCCGACGCTTCTTTTACCGGCCTTTAATTCAAGCTCTCCTGCCTGATTCAGTGATAATTCTTCTGCGCCGGCCACAGAGAATTCTATGGATTCTGGTGTGCCGTCAGGAGTGATGATAAACAGTTTTTCTATATTCTTGGAGTTTGCCTTCAGGTTTAAGGTAATGCCTTTCCAGACTTCGCCCAAGGTAATAAGGTTGTATGACGGTATGTTACTGCGCCAGTTTTTCGGGTCATCGCCCAGGAAATAATTAACCGCGGTGGGCGAGTTTTCCAGGGCTTTTACTTGCGCTGTTTTATCTGTCAGCGGCGTTTCCTTCAGCGAAAATGTATAATGCCCTGAAAATGAGCCGTCCGGTAGGAGATAATCCTCAGCTCCAAAATAATCTTTTGGATTAACGATGGTATAAATTAATTCGCCCTTATCGGTAATAAAGACGGTGCCATTAATGGTCTGGATATAGAATTTGACTTCTTCAGATTTTATCTGGCCTTCATTCTTTATAAAAGGCACCTGCATACCGGAGAGCGATTCTCTTTGGTCTTTTAACAGGACGCTTTGATTTTCAGCGCCTAACTCTGAATAGTATGAGAAGATCGCCAATAACAAAATAATATATATGCTAAGTTTACTCATATACGCTCATTCCTCTTTTCTGAACTATTATACCCGCTTAAGCTTGAAAGGTTGCGTTACGTCTTAACTTAAGGGCTAATAACCATCCGGATAGCAACATTAGTATTATAACTGCGATTGCCGTTAAAACAGGATATCTTATAGTATATACTATCGGTGATAAGGCGGTTTTAACCAGGGATGCCTGAAATGGCGAATGTTTAAGATGTTCAGCAATAGGCGGGCTGATTTTATAGTACCACCTGACAAGGTGTCTTCCGGCGTGATTGGTCAAAAGACGGTTATCCCTGAATTTCTTTAATGTTAGAACGTTAGGATGAGTCGGGCTGCCGTAAACCGCTGTGGCGATAAAACATTGCCCGAGGGGCTTGGTGAAGGCATCAGGTCCGAACAACATCCCTCCGCTGCTCCCGCTGGTTAGTAAGGGGTCGACCTCTACGATAAATTGATATACCGGCGTCCAACTTACCCGGCCTGAACCATCCGACGCCACTATATACCAATAGTAAGATGTTTCATAGTTGACCGAAGGGACATAGGTTGAATCCGGTCCGGTATAAATCAGAGTTAACGGGTAAGCGTCAGTTGAGAGATAAACCCAGTAGGTTATCGTTCCCAGGGCATTTGAAGGCGCTAACCATTGTAATATCGGCGGGTTCGCTACGTTAGGGGATAGGTTAAGCGGAAAACTAATAATCGGTTCAGCCAAGGCAGATGTGGTTGCTGCCGTGCCACTCCGCAAATTAGGTGTTATCCGGCAGACAAAAATATCGCCGGCGGCTGTATAGGCGCTTCCGTTATAAGGGGTAGTAATGGGATTGGAAAGCGGGAAGTCGGAAGAGGTGGTAACGGCTGTCACCAGCATATTGCCTGAATTATCGGCTGTTATTCCGGCCCTGCCCGGGACGGTCGTGCCGGATTCTGCGCCGGAGCCTCCCAGGTAAGTGGAAGCCACCAGGATAAGCTCACTATCCAGGCGGGCGACAAAGATATCCGATGTCCCTCCGATTGTGTTATCAACCGGAAGCGGATTGGCCGGATAAATGGGGAAGTTCAGGGATGCGGTGTAGCCGGTCAAGTAAATCTGCCCGGCAAAAGGCGCCACCGCAATAGACCAGCCGATGTCCGAACCGCTGCCTCCCATGTATCTCGAACCGATAATATTCAGTGACGGACTTAATTTAGTGACAAAGGCGTCTATTACTCCGACAAAGATCGTGCTGCCGCCGGTAAAGCTAATAGGAAAATTCAAGGAATTCGTCTCGCCGGTTATATGGATATTATTGGCCCGGCCTACCGCAATACCATAGCCGACGTCGTATAGCGTCCCTCCGAATCTGGTGGAATACAAAGTAGACGTCAGGCTGTTAGTGAACTTGGTGACGAATACGTCAGACGAGCCAATCTGAGCCACCAGGGGCACGGTCGGGAAATCAGGTGAAAGAGTCCCGCCGGTGACTATCACATTATCGGCAGAATCAGTAGCTATCCCGAAGCAGATATCGGCCTGCGAACCGCCCAGGAAGGTGGAAGCAAACCCGGCGGTCGTAAGGTTGTTATTGAATCTGGCCACAAAGCCTTCCTGAGTGCCGCCGCCATAAGTGGTATATGGACCGCCTACTGCCGGGAAATTAGAACTCGTGGTCAGGCCGCAGACAAAAACGTTATTATTCCTGTCCGTGGCTATCCCGTAACCTCGGTCATCGCCTGTTCCGCCTAAGAACGTAAAGGCAAATCCGGCTGAGGTCAGGTTATTATTCAATTTTGCCACAAAGGCATCCCAACCGCTAGCACCAGAACCATTGAAAGTGGTATCATAAGCGCCGGCTGTGGCCGGGGACCCGGGGGTTGCTGTGCTTGTGCCTACCGCGCCGGTAACAAAGACATTGCCTGAACTGTCAATCGTAAGGGCATATCCGTATTCAGACCTGAATGATTGAGAGCCTATAAAGGTTGATGCCAGAAGAGCCGAGATGTCGCTATTAAATTTGGAAACGAACGCATCAGTGGCAAAGGTATAAGATGCCTGGTAAACGCCGGCTGTGGTCGGATAACCCGATCCGGTATAACCCACGATAAAAACATTGCCTGCGGTATCTTTGGCAATGCCGTTGCTTACATCGGCCGAAGTGCCGCCGATATAAGTGGAAGCCAACAGCGGGTCAATAATCAGGGGAATTGTCTTGTCGTAATTACCCACGATAAAACCGTAAGTAGTTTTATTAATCAGTCTGTAAGACACCTCGACCGGCTTTTTTTCATTGGCTGTTTCCTGGTAGGCAAACGGCCGGGTGAAGTTTATCACCCCTTTGAGTGTTTTTATCTCCAACTCACCTGATTCGTTCAATGAGATCTGTTCTGCGCCATCCAGGGATATCTTGATGGATTCCGGATTGCCAGCCGGGCTGATAATGAAAAGTTTTTCTATATTCTTGGGGTTCGCTTTAAGGTTAACCGTAACGCCTTTCCACGCCTCGCCTAAAGAAATTAGGTTATAGGTGGGGATGTTATCGCGCGAGTTTTTTGGGGAATCAATTATGATATAGTTCACGTAGGTCTGGGCGCGGCTTAATCCCCGGACATTAATGCCTGATTTGTCAGGATTGGTGACGAATGTTTCTCTGATAGTTTCAGATACATACTGGGCCGGCGAAGCCTCGGCGAAATCCAGATTATTCCGGGACAGAAGAATATCATTCTCAAAGCAAGCCGTTATGGCATCGGCTCCGATGTAATCCTTGGGGTAGAGGACGCGGTAAACCAAATCGCCCTTGTCGGTGATGAAAACCGTGCCGTTGAAGAGTTTGGTGTAAAATCTGACGTCATCCGACGCGATCTGTCCTTCATTCTGGATAAAAGGGATTTGGAGAGACGAGGCTTCTTTCCTGATGTTAATATCAGAATCCGATGCCGGGCTCTCCGCGTAGATAGAGGCGCCGGCCAAGATAATTATCGTCAGCAGTAACAAGGATAAACTCTGCCTCATAATAACTTATACCCTTTCGGGTTATCAAAGTTGCACGCATATTTATATGCATAGATAGTAGGCGGTGTCAAGGAAAACAAAATATATTTTAGCCGAAATAAGCCGGAAATACGGCGTTTTCAGTCGGCCGGCCGGCGCCGGAATTTCATCATATTTCCTGAAATATATTCAAGATAAACGAACTAAAAGCCGATATAGTATAATCCACAATAATCCTAGATTTATAGTATGAAACTAACCAGGTTAACCTTAGAGGGCTTCAAAT
This window encodes:
- a CDS encoding acyl-CoA dehydrogenase family protein — its product is MFNLTEEHKLIQQTVRDFAVELVAPRAKKYDQSKEFPWDNIRKMAELSLMGIPFPEKYGGAGADKLSYIIAVEELARACGSTSITLAAHTSLGSNPIYLFGNEEQKKKYLIPLAKGEKIGGMGLTEPEAGSDVHGIKTTATQTKQGFILNGAKMLITNANVGHTFVVAAKLDNEISLFIVERGFKGFSNTKPEDKLGLRASDTGELVFEDCLIPAENLLGSPGEGFKYMMRTLEEGRISIGALALGLAQGAFDRAIVYAKERKQFGQPIAKFQAIQNMIADMETEITAARFLVYDAAQKAAHGLPFVKESSMAKLYASEVAMRATKNAIQILGGYGYTTEYEVERFYRDAKLCEIGEGTSEIQRLVIARQIIGK
- the asnS gene encoding asparagine--tRNA ligase, with translation MAYISELKNLIGQSVTIKGWLYNLRSSGKILFLQVRDGTGIVQAVASEKDIEQERFKEAEKITQESSLIIVGTVREDKRAPGGVELTLSEVKIIHIAQAYPIALQAHGVGFLMEQRHLWLRSRKQAALLQCRAQIIKAIRDFFDDRGFILVDTPILTPSACEGTTTLFEVNYFDDKAYLSQSGQLYNEATAMALGRVYCFGPTFRAEKSKTRKHLMEFWMVEPEIAYATLDDVMDLSEGLTCFIVQRVLEKCQEQLKILERDTKVLEKIIAPFPRISYNEMVSRFEKENHPFKKGNDLGAPEEEFIGTRFDKPVLIHRFPMAVKAFYMKADPDNPDLALCADMIAPEGYGEIIGGGQREDNLEILERKIAEHKLPKAAYEWYLDLRRYGSVPHGGFGLGVERTVAWICGREHIRECIPFPRMLYKIYP
- the nifS gene encoding cysteine desulfurase NifS, producing the protein MTQKTIYLDNSATTRVRPEVIEAMRPYLDEFYANPSSLHQKGREARLSIEKAREQVADLLGADPKEIIFTSGGTESDNLAVFGTAYANRSKGNHIITSQIEHHAVLNSCHQLEKQGFAVTYLPVDGQGTVLVKELEKAIRKETILVTIMHSNNEVGTIQPLDEISRLCVSQGVFLHTDAVQSVGKIRFNLQKSNINLLSLTAHKFYGPKGVGVLYVRKGARISPLQVGGHHEFRKRAGTENTPGIIGLSKAMELVYKEMDTTNKRMIELRNRLKDGLSDKVDEIKVNGNLEKGLPHILNVSFKYVEGESILLNLDGSGICVSSGSACTSESLEPSHVLAAMGVPVEIAHGSIRFSLGRETTKEEIDFTTGTVAKVIKRLREMSPLYKKQRT
- the trxB gene encoding thioredoxin-disulfide reductase gives rise to the protein MVYDIIIVGGGPAGLTAGIYATRALMKTLLMERIAPGGLVITTEKVENFPGFAEGVNGYELMEQMIKQAGKFGLETISEEVISISQKDNIFYIKTASREYQALSVIIASGTIYRNLGVEKEQAFIGRGISYCATCDAPLFRNKEVVVVGGGDAAIEESLFLTKFVSKVYLVHRRDKLRASAILQERTKQNPKIEFIWNSVISRIYGNDKIGKVTIKNVFDNSERELNIDGIFVFIGFVPNTGFLDSFVELDKEGYVVTDSGMKTSREGMFAAGDVRSNTLRQIITACGDGARAAISAQHFVENLKATRYKS
- the amrS gene encoding AmmeMemoRadiSam system radical SAM enzyme; protein product: MHQALYFEQLDTKKVRCQLCPHNCIISDGKIGICRQRRNVGGILYSLNYGGVVSVNLDPMEKKPLYHFYPGEKILSIGTNGCNLSCQFCQNWSISQEDSLAINTSPDEIIKLAKRYKTKFIAYTYNEPFIWYEYVLDTAKLAKSKGLINVLVTNGYVNPGPLNEILPYISAMNIDIKSIKDDFYRKLCKAKLGPVLESAKAARGKVHVEITNLVITGENDKADELDGASKWIADNLGRDTPLHFSAYFPSYKLDNPTTTTETLLKAYQIARKYLYFVYLGNVTGIEKGRDTVCYKCDNKLVERTGYQIRISGLTSSGQCSQCGNRNNIKLSSD
- a CDS encoding SBBP repeat-containing protein translates to MSKLSIYIILLLAIFSYYSELGAENQSVLLKDQRESLSGMQVPFIKNEGQIKSEEVKFYIQTINGTVFITDKGELIYTIVNPKDYFGAEDYLLPDGSFSGHYTFSLKETPLTDKTAQVKALENSPTAVNYFLGDDPKNWRSNIPSYNLITLGEVWKGITLNLKANSKNIEKLFIITPDGTPESIEFSVAGAEELSLNQAGELELKAGKRSVGFTHPIAYQEVNGERKPVEVAYRLINKTTYGFVVGNYDKTLPLIIDPLLSSTFIGGFGTDYARGVVIDPTNGNVFVAGYTLGTGSFVYIPPWTFVWSNNFPTAPIPPDIPLPYNSVYVGSNDIVVCKLNPTLTTLLASTFIGSANSDGAYGITLDGQGNVFVCGFAGPGFPTATDRPSIILPNGPFTPSAFDTSYNGPSVQGQQVNPNDAFVAKLSNSLNALLASTYLGGTAQGSVTADAATGIVVDDSNNVFVVGYTDSDTFPTNVSINYPSGSSSINYNGGNDVFVAKFNNNLSGFTGRQGEFYFASLFIGGAPASPTIPGNDIGNAIALDELGNVYITGFTTAGSPPFPTLGEGTLTSAYDIAIDTSGASDAFISRFTNDLRTLRSSTYLGRVGQEIGYGITLGAPIAGEQTVYVTGITGSPLFPTTSFGTPPDPYQSWNPYGATQPGLGAQDVFVSRLTANLTQLLQSTWIGGVNSETAYSISTGGNNNKIYICGQTNSSDFPTTSDAFSITNTGGAGDVFVCSFNETLSILNASTMVGGQYLDTAYCIRPDNAGNMIFVGIAGDGAYPTWPTTGTSIAYDTSYNGFGDIFVTRISADLSGGFSNQSLPTPPGNDTYNEGDGIVAGSSSLAYFDPNAFRQSCFIATAVYGNPMHPNVVTLRNFRDRYLLTNKLGSKFVNWYYRVSPPIANHLKDTPLQASAVRLALTPIIYTIRYPVLILVIGAGLLLIGYRLVKRRHVKRPI